The following are encoded in a window of Paraburkholderia sp. HP33-1 genomic DNA:
- the phaC gene encoding class I poly(R)-hydroxyalkanoic acid synthase, with protein sequence MQQFLDAWMNAWRSFGVPPNGTSFQVPSMPQMPDLAQMAAGFPQMPAFPGMPDFSKLAVGALPSLPGLSIPTAAIPPERLQKLQTDYSREAMELIQQATMSAIKPPALKDRRFSADAWSEAPVYAFTAAWYLLNARYLQQMVDALDTEPKMRERIRFAVQQWTAAASPSNFFALNPEAQKTLLDSKGESLRQGVMNLLGDMQRGKISQTDESRFAVGENLANTEGSVVFENDLLQLIQYKPRTPTVRERPLLIVPPCINKFYILDLQPENSLVAHGLDSGHQVFLISWRNADQSVAHKTWDDYIGEGVLTAIDTVSKISGREQINTLGFCIGGTLLATALAVAAARGEHPAASMTLLTAMLDFSDTGVLDVFVDEAHVQMREQTIGGKNGAPPGLMRGIEFANTFSFLRPNDLVWNYVVDNYLKGRTPVPFDLLYWNSDSTSVPGPMYVWYLRNTYLENKLRVPGALTTCGEPIDLSKIDVPTFIYGSREDHIVPWQTAYASVPLLTGPLKFVLGASGHIAGVINPPAKKKRNFWKLDTDAKTLPESADEWFDAATEVPGSWWPEWTEWLDQYGGKKVKPRATPGSDEFPVIEPAPGRYVRQRE encoded by the coding sequence ATGCAGCAATTTCTCGACGCCTGGATGAACGCATGGCGTTCGTTCGGCGTGCCACCCAACGGCACGTCGTTCCAGGTGCCCTCAATGCCGCAGATGCCAGACCTTGCGCAGATGGCGGCGGGCTTTCCGCAAATGCCGGCGTTTCCCGGCATGCCCGATTTCAGCAAGCTGGCCGTTGGCGCGTTGCCGTCGTTGCCGGGGCTGAGCATTCCCACCGCCGCGATTCCGCCGGAGCGTTTGCAGAAGCTGCAGACCGACTATTCGCGCGAGGCGATGGAACTGATCCAGCAGGCCACCATGTCGGCGATCAAGCCGCCCGCACTCAAGGACCGGCGCTTCAGCGCGGACGCCTGGAGCGAGGCGCCGGTCTATGCGTTCACCGCCGCATGGTATCTGCTGAACGCGCGCTATCTGCAGCAGATGGTCGACGCGCTCGACACCGAGCCGAAAATGCGCGAGCGCATCCGCTTCGCGGTTCAGCAGTGGACCGCGGCGGCCTCGCCGAGCAACTTCTTCGCATTGAATCCCGAAGCGCAGAAAACGCTGCTCGACAGCAAGGGCGAGAGCCTGCGCCAGGGCGTGATGAACCTGCTCGGCGACATGCAGCGCGGCAAGATTTCTCAAACCGACGAATCGCGTTTCGCGGTCGGCGAGAACCTCGCGAACACCGAGGGCTCTGTCGTGTTCGAGAACGATCTGCTGCAACTGATCCAGTACAAGCCGCGCACGCCGACCGTGCGCGAACGGCCGCTCCTGATCGTGCCGCCGTGTATCAACAAGTTCTACATTCTCGACCTGCAGCCCGAGAACTCGCTCGTCGCGCACGGGCTCGATTCGGGCCACCAGGTGTTCCTGATTTCGTGGCGCAATGCGGATCAGTCGGTCGCGCACAAGACGTGGGACGACTACATCGGCGAGGGCGTGCTCACTGCGATCGACACCGTCAGCAAAATCAGCGGCCGCGAGCAGATCAACACGCTGGGCTTCTGCATCGGCGGCACGTTGCTCGCCACCGCGCTGGCGGTGGCGGCGGCGCGCGGCGAACATCCGGCCGCGTCGATGACGCTGCTCACCGCGATGCTCGACTTCTCCGACACGGGCGTGCTCGACGTGTTCGTCGACGAGGCGCACGTGCAGATGCGCGAGCAGACCATCGGCGGCAAGAACGGTGCGCCGCCCGGACTGATGCGTGGCATCGAATTCGCGAACACGTTCTCGTTCCTGCGCCCGAACGACCTCGTGTGGAACTACGTCGTCGACAATTACCTGAAGGGCCGCACGCCGGTGCCGTTCGACCTGCTGTACTGGAATAGCGACTCGACCAGTGTGCCGGGACCGATGTACGTCTGGTATCTGCGCAACACGTATCTCGAGAACAAGCTGCGCGTGCCGGGTGCGCTCACCACCTGCGGCGAGCCGATCGATCTGTCGAAGATCGACGTGCCGACCTTCATCTACGGTTCACGCGAAGACCATATCGTGCCGTGGCAAACCGCGTATGCGTCGGTACCGCTGCTCACCGGGCCGCTGAAGTTCGTGCTTGGGGCGTCGGGCCATATCGCCGGTGTGATCAATCCGCCCGCGAAGAAAAAGCGCAACTTCTGGAAGCTCGATACCGATGCGAAGACGCTGCCCGAATCCGCGGACGAATGGTTCGACGCGGCGACCGAAGTACCCGGCAGCTGGTGGCCCGAATGGACCGAGTGGCTCGAT